The following proteins are co-located in the Pirellulales bacterium genome:
- a CDS encoding cytochrome c: MPRASLVPTTRVCRLATRRVAAFLTAISPALVAIFLLGPGPAAAADASDSAAETAAQRGYQFLTTKAYIPVAHDQEVFDNLWRLWEEPLRSQAAKATVEERRHMAFSRYGLTASPDHAGPVPMQYVDAGHGGWSINCLACHGGKVLGRAIPGLPNSHFAMQTFTDEVRSLKVKQGKLSAIELATAPFPMGNSNGTTNAVMFGVALGFLRDENLNMRVPDAAPEFVHHDMDAPPWWNVKKKTYLYIDGFAPKSHRALMQFLLVPQNDAAKFQAWEDDFKDLYAWIESLEPPKYPWPVNQDLASQGRVLFEQTCSRCHGTYGEKWTYPNKLVPIDEVGTDRVRLDALSPIQRAGYELSWFGQLDDKKVIPDPGGYVAPPLDGIWASAPYLHNGAVPTLWHLFHADNRPVVWQRSEDGYDADKVGLEVTTMDGLPAGTTDPKQKRRYFDTRLFGKSSQGHTFPEEFNEAEKQAVIEYLKTL, translated from the coding sequence ATGCCGCGCGCTTCACTCGTGCCGACGACCCGAGTTTGTCGCCTTGCCACGCGGCGGGTGGCAGCTTTTCTGACCGCAATTAGCCCAGCTTTGGTGGCGATCTTCCTGCTAGGCCCCGGCCCGGCCGCGGCAGCCGATGCCAGCGACAGCGCGGCCGAAACCGCGGCGCAGCGCGGCTATCAGTTCCTGACGACAAAGGCCTATATTCCGGTCGCCCACGATCAGGAAGTCTTCGACAACCTGTGGCGCCTCTGGGAAGAACCACTCCGCAGCCAGGCCGCCAAGGCAACCGTGGAAGAACGCCGCCACATGGCGTTCTCGCGGTACGGGCTGACTGCGTCCCCCGATCATGCCGGCCCCGTGCCGATGCAATACGTCGACGCCGGTCACGGCGGCTGGTCGATCAACTGCCTGGCGTGTCATGGCGGCAAGGTTTTGGGGCGTGCGATTCCCGGCTTGCCCAATTCGCACTTCGCGATGCAAACTTTTACCGATGAAGTCCGTTCGCTGAAGGTCAAACAGGGGAAGCTGTCGGCCATCGAGCTAGCCACGGCTCCCTTTCCCATGGGCAATTCCAATGGCACGACCAACGCCGTGATGTTCGGCGTCGCGCTGGGCTTTCTGCGCGACGAAAACCTGAACATGCGCGTGCCGGACGCCGCTCCGGAGTTTGTCCACCACGATATGGATGCGCCGCCGTGGTGGAACGTCAAGAAGAAGACGTATCTGTACATAGATGGCTTCGCGCCAAAAAGTCATAGGGCACTGATGCAATTCTTGTTGGTGCCGCAGAACGATGCCGCCAAGTTCCAGGCCTGGGAAGACGATTTCAAGGATCTGTACGCCTGGATCGAATCGCTGGAGCCGCCGAAATACCCTTGGCCTGTCAATCAAGACCTGGCAAGCCAGGGACGCGTGCTATTCGAGCAGACGTGCAGCCGCTGCCACGGCACGTATGGCGAGAAGTGGACCTATCCGAACAAGCTCGTGCCGATCGACGAAGTAGGCACAGATCGCGTGCGACTGGATGCCCTGTCGCCGATCCAGCGCGCTGGGTACGAGCTGAGCTGGTTCGGCCAACTCGACGATAAAAAGGTCATTCCCGATCCGGGCGGATACGTGGCCCCGCCGCTGGATGGCATCTGGGCTTCGGCCCCTTACTTGCACAACGGCGCGGTGCCGACGCTATGGCACTTATTTCACGCCGACAATCGGCCGGTGGTTTGGCAGCGCAGCGAAGACGGCTACGACGCCGACAAGGTCGGACTCGAAGTGACAACCATGGACGGCCTGCCCGCCGGAACCACCGATCCGAAGCAGAAGCGCCGCTACTTCGACACCCGCCTGTTCGGCAAGAGCTCGCAGGGGCACACATTCCCTGAAGAATTCAACGAAGCCGAAAAGCAGGCCGTGATCGAGTATTTGAAAACGCTGTGA
- a CDS encoding sulfite exporter TauE/SafE family protein: MTFDTILLCLAAAAAGAINAVAGGGTLLTFPALFAVLGTSGEAARLANCTSTVALLPGAFAAAWGYRREVAMSRQWLAWLTIPSLLGGILGSLLLTELSPDMFKQLVPWLILTAAMLFALQPQVARWTGIGQAHGVPSRAAIAGIVFFQFLVAIYGGYFGAGIGILMLSALAMMGLSDIHVMNGLKTVLNALINGVSVVWFVYRGDVDWHYASIMAVAAIVGGYCGASVSRRLDKNMVRKVVVVIGFGLAAWEFYQVTR; the protein is encoded by the coding sequence ATGACGTTCGACACTATCTTGTTGTGCCTTGCGGCCGCCGCTGCTGGCGCCATTAATGCGGTGGCCGGCGGTGGCACCTTGCTGACCTTTCCGGCGCTTTTCGCCGTGTTGGGCACGTCGGGCGAGGCTGCCCGGTTGGCCAACTGCACCAGCACCGTGGCCCTGTTGCCGGGGGCCTTTGCCGCCGCTTGGGGCTATCGCCGCGAGGTGGCGATGTCGCGGCAGTGGCTTGCATGGCTCACGATTCCGAGCCTGTTAGGGGGCATCCTCGGCTCGTTGCTATTGACCGAGCTATCGCCCGATATGTTCAAACAACTCGTGCCGTGGCTGATTCTGACCGCGGCGATGCTCTTTGCGCTGCAGCCGCAGGTGGCACGTTGGACGGGCATTGGTCAGGCTCACGGCGTTCCCAGCCGGGCGGCGATCGCGGGCATCGTGTTCTTTCAATTCCTGGTGGCGATATACGGCGGCTATTTTGGTGCCGGTATCGGCATTCTCATGTTGTCGGCCCTGGCCATGATGGGGCTGTCCGACATTCACGTGATGAATGGTCTGAAGACAGTGCTCAACGCGCTGATCAACGGCGTGTCGGTCGTGTGGTTCGTCTATCGCGGCGACGTTGATTGGCACTACGCCAGCATCATGGCCGTGGCGGCCATCGTGGGCGGTTACTGTGGCGCGAGCGTCTCGCGCCGCCTGGACAAGAACATGGTCCGCAAAGTGGTCGTCGTGATTGGTTTCGGACTAGCGGCCTGGGAGTTCTATCAGGTGACGCGGTAA